Genomic window (Drosophila albomicans strain 15112-1751.03 chromosome X, ASM965048v2, whole genome shotgun sequence):
aaTGTGAAAATTGGGGTCTTctaacaattttgaaaaagcCAAGTTAATAAGAGTGCAATGACAAATTTGTGGCTGAGATCATGCATGATGTTTATACAGGCTAAGAGTCATGAGATGGAAGTACATAAATaagctgctgcagttgaaTCAACCGAGTGTGATCACCGCTTAGTTATGACGCCATCGAATGGCGGGTGGcgtataatatataaacacaaacacttaCTTGATCTATAATTTGATTGGGCAAATAATCGTCAACAGGTCGCAATTGCAGCAGTTTGTTAGCCAAGTGACGCATCTTCTCATATGACTTCCAGTCGTGTGGCGCAATTGTCGTTAAATTGTAGAACGTGGCCGTAAAATAGTTTTCAAGGTTATCTGCAATTCGATAAAAGgtatgcaacaaaataaatatatcaactgaataagtatatacaatatCACGTATGACATACCTCGAAGTATATTGTAGACGCCATCATTCTCTATGGCAGCCACATTGATGCACAATCTATAGTCGATGGTTTGTTGCGTGAATGGTTGATCTTGGCTAAGCAGGAGATGCGACAACGCTTCCACTCTCAGTAGAAACTCCAAATGGTTGCTCAAGAATTCACGTTCCCAGTCAAAGATGCGTTGACTTCTCACTGACTCGTCCTGTGCCTCGCGATCGACTTTAAACAGCGCCAAGTTCTTGTCCAGCTTGTTGCTAGCAGCGAagatattctaaaaaaaaaacaaaatggtaataatatagtaatattatTGATTGTAATCTTATAATAAAAGTGGACAAAACATGATGACTAAAAGctacatcatcatcatcagtaagaaagaaaaactCTTTGTTTTAGAGATGAAAAGAACACAATCAAACTTAGTATCTGTTTATCTAGTCAATAAGAGACTTGAGTTGAAGATAGAGAAGCAAAGCATACCTGCAATAAGAAGGgattctgctgttgttggacGTACTCCTTGAGCGCCGTATCCGAAATCGACAGCGAATCGTAGTTGTTGATCAGTTGCGTCGAATCAAACTGGCCAAGAATGTTCTGTTGATACCGACTGAGATTATTGGCACGCATCGAGATGGACTTGAATAGCTTCTGTTTATCCGTGGGCAACAGACGCTCCTTGCCAAGGAATTCGCTCAGCGCCAGATTCACGATGGTCAGACGACGTCGTGTGGGCGGATAACCCTTGAGGGAACGTTCGGATAGCTTGAGCGTAGTCAATATGCTCATCTTGCGCTGCATCAGCTTCAGGTCGAGAATGTTGCGTTTCGTTAGCAGCAAGAGATGTTGAATCTTTTGCGTTTGCCATTGCAACACTGAGCTCACATAGCgcatgcaaacaatttgattgCTGGCAAATATCTTTTGCAGCATTTGCAAATACTGCAGCAacttgtaaattgtaaataaggCACTCTTCGTTATGGGCAGCGCAAGAGTTAAATGGCGTCGGATTAGGCCATCAATAAGACTGTTCACCTGCTCGCCATAACTCTGACCCAATAAAATGAGCTTGGCAAACGTTTTCAACTGATTGATGGGACCGGCGGCAAAGCAGCGCTGCATGTTGATGGACCAAAGTGCAATCTGTGTGCCCAGCTGGCGACAAGTCTTCAAATCATTCGATGTCAACTTCTCGGCGGATGCGTTATATTGCTTCAGGCAATCGACGGCTTTGTCCTGCGTCTTTAGCAGCGTCTTGGCGTGCCTGCCAATGAATGTGTGTGGCGACCAGAAGACATTCCGTTGCAATGGCACACGCTGGTATCTGGACAATGTCTCCAAGACACTCTTGATCAGTTTGCCATCCAGGAGGATGCCCAACTTGTGCAGCACACAAATGAATGATGTTAGCCGCAGCAGTTGCTTGGGCTCTTCATAGTTTCGCCACTCGTTCGCTTGGGTCGCTTCAATTGCGGTTGTCAATAGTTGACGTACATACGCATTGGAATGTTGTGTTATATAGTTGACGCTGGCGTCCTTTAGATTCATTTGTTTCTTCGTATCCAGCAAGCTGACCAGCAGCATCTGAAAAAGTTTAGTTCTAATATCGATTCATTTGGCAAATGCTGCAAATAGTGCACCTGAAAGATATTCCCAGAGATTACAGAGTCGATGTCATCGAGTGAACTCTGCACGCCTTGCACTTCGAATGTGCTCGAGCTGCTCTTCCCCAGCAACGTTTGCAGCCACTTTTTGTACAGCGGCCACTTGGCCGAGAGACTTGATTGTTCGGTCAGTTCATTGAATACGACCAGTTGCTCCAACAGCTCGGCCATGGCATCGAAAACATGCTGCAATCAAAGAGCAACATTAGTATATAATTCAGT
Coding sequences:
- the LOC117577894 gene encoding LOW QUALITY PROTEIN: WASH complex subunit 4 (The sequence of the model RefSeq protein was modified relative to this genomic sequence to represent the inferred CDS: deleted 2 bases in 1 codon) → MKQSSLSMFAEDILKDYGSFMEEHDSKLQTLRQQMPDNAGGSQLLTSLTPAIEINYLDDTHNDFLNWHNTRLTESELLANKPLTTLANLCNQCNDLTQTAQQLQLQFVTTSTRLETRAGNGGREQTLYQMSAAIDFFCQIYFLLKRIIVVLQNIWMQLTAYVSNTVNIHEAHLFHVFDAMAELLEQLVVFNELTEQSSLSAKWPLYKKWLQTLLGKSSSSTFEVQGVQSSLDDIDSVISGNIFQMLLVSLLDTKKQMNLKDASVNYITQHSNAYVRQLLTTAIEATQANEWRNYEEPKQLLRLTSFICVLHKLGILLDGKLIKSVLETLSRYQRVPLQRNVFWSPHTFIGRHAKTLLKTQDKAVDCLKQYNASAEKLTSNDLKTCRQLGTQIALWSINMQRCFAAGPINQLKTFAKLILLGQSYGEQVNSLIDGLIRRHLTLALPITKSALFTIYKLLQYLQMLQKIFASNQIVCMRYVSSVLQWQTQKIQHLLLLTKRNILDLKLMQRKMSILTTLKLSERSLKGYPPTRRRLTIVNLALSEFLGKERLLPTDKQKLFKSISMRANNLSRYQQNILGQFDSTQLINNYDSLSISDTALKEYVQQQQNPFLLQNIFAASNKLDKNLALFKVDREAQDESVRSQRIFDWEREFLSNHLEFLLRVEALSHLLLSQDQPFTQQTIDYRLCINVAAIENDGVYNILRDNLENYFTATFYNLTTIAPHDWKSYEKMRHLANKLLQLRPVDDYLPNQIIDQGIDVLQIMRNIHTFASSYAYNMNLQLFVEMQSRNKHLDIIGTRHVANSVQTHGTGIINTTVNFIYQFLRQKFYTFSTFLHDEHIKSRLLKEFRYHADHKHVKPYQSYPYERAESFIKKIRKLGVSQNGETYMDLFRKVITQVGNAVGYVRLLQSGSKNANYRSRSFMSRFNSNFSRCDEKNLEETTQSSIREYEKSVEHLKECYSDNTNYFKLLMQGFQPFLCNPHNHHLKTFFLITPALMMNYIDYRVKEKLKMYKKDQMRCSLFEDGFAIGLIYILNMLNQLSEFHELGWSQTTAQQLQAERLKLKDIMATSESTQKGSPHKANVDEKLLQTVAITERHVNAYEQEYNLLYATLSSAEIFFQ